The uncultured Eubacteriales bacterium region TCAAAAAGCTCGGGCATCTTATGGGAGATATAGATAAAGCTGACGCCCTCCTTTTTCAGTTGGCGCATGATTTCAAATAGATTCTCGATCTCGGAGGTCGCCAAGGCGGTGGAAGGTTCGTCCATGATTATGAGCTCGGACTTGAACAGTAGCGCCTTGCCGATCTCGACCAGCTGCTTTTCCGCGGCCGACAGGGCGTCCACCACGGCCTCCGGGTCGATCTGGACCTCCATCCGCTCGAAGACCTCGTTGCACTTGTCGACCATCTGCTTTTTATCCAAAAAGCAGACCGTCTTGGGGAGCTCGCTGCCGAGGAACATGTTTTCATAAACCCGAAGGTCCTTGCAAAGGTTCAGTTCCTGATGGATGAATCGGATCCCGTTTTGATTGGCGGTTCGGACGTTCCTCATTACGGTCTCTTTCCCGTCGATCAGTATCTTGCCGGAGACCGGCGCATAGACGCCCGCAAGGACGTTCATCAGCGTGGATTTCCCAGCGCCGTTTTCCCCCAGCAGGCCCACGATCTGGCCGGGATCGACGGTGAGCTCCACATCGTCCACCGCCCGGACAGGTCCGAATTCCATCACGATGTTCTTCATCTCTAGACGCATGACATTGGTTTCCTTTCCTATCACCAAGCGATCTTTCTGAGGGGCAGACCCCTATTTGGAATCAGGGCCGGCTGACATTCAGCCGGCCCTGACAAAGACCTATTATGTGGATGCGTTCGATGCCCGCGTCCGGACCCTAGAAATCGCCGATAGAATATCTGACCTGATATTCGCTGCTGGTCCGGTAATCCTCAAAGGAGTAGTGGGCGTCGCCAGTGTTGCTGATGGAGAAGGAGGGGATCAGATAGATGCCGTTCTCCTCCACGGCAGTGCCGCTGAAGGGCTTACCCATGGCGACCTCGGCGGTGAAGTCGACGCACTCGCGGATGAAGGAGGGGGCAAAGAACCAGGTAATGAACTTTACATCCAGCTTGGAGTTCTCAAACTTCCGCATGGTGTCCTCACGGCCGCCCACGGAGGTGATGAGCCGGATATTCAGCTTGGCGGTGCCGGAGTAAGCGTCCAGAGCGTTCATGAGGCCGTCGACGATCTCGTCGTCGTGGGTAACGATCAGGTCCAGAGCCTCGACCTCCTCATTGGTGTGGGCGTTCAGCCAGTTCTCCATCTGCTCCTGGGCCTTCTCAGTGGACCAGTCGGTGACGAAGGTCTCGTTGACCTGCTCAAACCTGGCGTCCAGCACTTCGTCCATACCGCCGGAGCGCTGAGAGGTGACGGTGGAGCTGTCGCCCACGAAACGCAGATACTCGACCTTCTCGTCATCCTTGTAGTAGTCATTCAGGTACACGCCCATCTCATGGCCGATACTGAAGTTGTCACCCATCATTTGGCCTTCCAGACCGTTGAAATTCTCAATCAGCCGATCATAGATGACCAGCTTGACGCCGGCGTCCACCACGGTCTGGGCGGCCGAGCGGAGCGCCTCGCCCTCGGTGGGCCACAGCATAATGGCGTCAATAT contains the following coding sequences:
- a CDS encoding Periplasmic binding protein/LacI transcriptional regulator; the protein is MKKLVALTLSMVMALTFLSACGGTPAATPSPSGGAATPTQSGGKTYKVGLVILSGDHGFTGESVRHAEMEAAALMEKYDNLDIVVKSCGEAADQITEIENLIAAGDIDAIMLWPTEGEALRSAAQTVVDAGVKLVIYDRLIENFNGLEGQMMGDNFSIGHEMGVYLNDYYKDDEKVEYLRFVGDSSTVTSQRSGGMDEVLDARFEQVNETFVTDWSTEKAQEQMENWLNAHTNEEVEALDLIVTHDDEIVDGLMNALDAYSGTAKLNIRLITSVGGREDTMRKFENSKLDVKFITWFFAPSFIRECVDFTAEVAMGKPFSGTAVEENGIYLIPSFSISNTGDAHYSFEDYRTSSEYQVRYSIGDF